One genomic segment of Centropristis striata isolate RG_2023a ecotype Rhode Island chromosome 13, C.striata_1.0, whole genome shotgun sequence includes these proteins:
- the timp2b gene encoding metalloproteinase inhibitor 2b, protein MTWTANSCLVTLAILFLWRVEEIAEACSCSPVHPQQAFCNSDIVIRAKVVGEQDVDVGNDIYGNPIKRIKYDIKQIKMFKGPTQDTAAIYTAPTSAVCGVTLENGKEYLITGKLETDGTMHITLCDFIEPWDDLSATQKKSLTQRYEMGCDCKITRCTSIPCMISGPAECLWLDWVIEKVVNGNHAKHFACIKRSDDSCAWYRGAALPKKDFLDIEDP, encoded by the exons ATGACCTGGACGGCGAACAGTTGTTTGGTCACCCTGGCCATCCTGTTTCTGTGGCGAGTGGAAGAAATAGCAGAAGCCTGCAGCTGCTCCCCAGTGCATCCTCAGCAGGCGTTTTGCAACTCAGACATCG TAATCAGAGCGAAGGTAGTCGGAGAGCAGGACGTTGACGTTGGCAATGACATCTATGGAAACCCCATCAAGCGTATCAAGTACGACATCAAACAGATCAAG ATGTTCAAAGGTCCCACCCAGGATACTGCTGCTATCTACACAGCTCCCACCTCTGCAGTGTGTGGAGTGACTCTGGAGAACGGCAAGGAGTATCTTATCACAG GCAAACTGGAGACTGACGGGACAATGCATATCACATTGTGTGACTTCATCGAGCCCTGGGACGACCTGAGTGCCACCCAGAAGAAGAGCCTGACTCAGCGCTATGAAATGGGCTGTGATTGCAAG ATCACCCGCTGCACCTCCATCCCCTGCATGATCAGCGGCCCGGCCGAGTGTCTGTGGTTGGACTGGGTGATCGAGAAGGTAGTGAATGGAAATCATGCCAAACACTTTGCTTGTATCAAGAGGAGTGATGACTCTTGTGCCTGGTACAGAGGGGCAGCGCTACCCAAAAAGGACTTCCTGGACATCGAAGACCCTTAA